TTGCCTAATAAAATAATGCTCGACATTAGCGAAAAAACAAACGAGATGAGTACGTTTAtcccacggcggccattttgaCGTATATCACCTGTTTTCCTTAGATTGCCTAATAAAATAATGGTCGACGTTACCGAAAAAACAAACGAGATGAGCACGTTTACCCTACGGCGGCCATTTTGACGTATATCACCTGTTTTCCTTAGATTGCCTAATAAAATAATGCTCGACATTAGcgaaaaaacaaacaagatAAGTAcgtttaccccacggcggccattttgaCGTATATCACCTGTTTTCCTTAGATTGCCTAATAAAATAATGCTCGACATTAGcgaaaaaacaaacaagatAAGTAcgtttaccccacggcggccattttgacgtagatcaccTGTTTTCCTTAGATTGCCTAATAAAATAATGGTCGACATtaccgaaaaagaaaaaacaagatgagcacgtttaccccacggcggccattttgacgtagatcaccTGTTTTCCTTAGATTGCCTAATAAAATAATGGTCGACATtaccgaaaaagaaaaaacaagatgagcacgtttaccccacggcggccattttgacgtagatcaccTGTTTTCCTTAGATTGCCTGGTAAAATAATGCTCGAAATTACcgaaaaaacaaacaagatGAGTAcgtttaccccacggcggccattttgaCGTATATCACCTGTTTTCCTTAGATTGCCTAATAAAATAATGGTCGACATtaccgaaaaagaaaaaacaagatgAGCACGTTTACCTCACGGCggccattttgacgtagatcaccTGTTTTCCTTAGATTGCCTGGTAAAATAATGCTCGAAATTACcgaaaaaacaaacaagatGAGTAcgtttaccccacggcggccattttgacgtagatcaccTGTTTTCCTTAGATTGCCTAATAAAATAATGGTCGACATtaccgaaaaagaaaaaacaagatgagcacgtttaccccacggcggccattttgacgtagatcaccTGTTTTCCTTAGATTGCCTGGTAAAATAATGCTCGAAATTACcgaaaaaacaaacaagatGAGTAcgtttaccccacggcggccattttgacgtagatcaccTGTTTTCCTTAGATTGCCTAATAAAATAATGGTCGACATtaccgaaaaagaaaaaacaagatgAGCACGTTTACCTCACGGCggccattttgacgtagatcaccTGTTTTCCTTAGATTGCCTGGTAAAATAATGCTCGAAATTACcgaaaaaacaaacaagatGAGTAcgtttaccccacggcggccattttgaCGTATATCACCTGTTTTCCTTAGATTGCCTAATAAAATAATGGTCGACATtaccgaaaaagaaaaaacaagatgagcacgtttaccccacggcggccattttgacgtagatcaccTGTTTTCCTTAGATTGCCTAATAAAATAATGGTCGACATtaccgaaaaagaaaaaacaagatgagcacgtttaccccacggcggccattttgacgtagatcaccTGTTTTCCTTAGATTGCCTAATAAAATAATGGTCGACATtaccgaaaaagaaaaaacaagatgAGCACGTTTACCTCACGGCggccattttgacgtagatcaccTGTTTTCCTTAGATTGCCTGGTAAAATAATGCTCGAAATTACcgaaaaaacaaacaagatGAGTAcgtttaccccacggcggccattttgaCGTATATCACCTGTTTTCCTTAGATTGCCTAATAAAATAATGGTCGACATtaccgaaaaagaaaaaacaagatgAGCACGTTTACCTCACGGCggccattttgacgtagatcaccTGTTTTCCTTAGATTGCCTGGTAAAATAATGCTCGAAATTACcgaaaaaacaaacaagatGAGTAcgtttaccccacggcggccattttgaCGTATATCACCTGTTTTCCTTAGATGGCCTAATAAAATAATGGTCGACATtaccgaaaaagaaaaaacaagatgagcacgtttaccccacggcggccattttgacgtagatcaccTGTTTTCCTTAGATTGCCTGGTAAAATAATGCTCGAAATTACcgaaaaaacaaacaagatGAGTAcgtttaccccacggcggccattttgaCGTATATCACCTGTTTTCCTTAGATTGCCTAATAAAATAATGGTCGACAttactgaaaaagaaaaaacaagatgagcacgtttaccccacggcggccattttgacgtagatcaccTGTTTTCCTTAGATTGCCTGGTAAAATAATGCTCGAAATTACcgaaaaaacaaacaagatGAGTACGTTTACCCCACGACGGCCATTTTGACGTAGTTCAGCTAAATGTCGAGGgaatctttttaagaaaatttatggCTTTACCACTTCTCTAAGTTTCCCTTTTTGGATCTtaaatcatgatttttttaatggttttttatgaaaccacttttttgggtaattaaaaatagaaaataaaagttcCAGATGCGTGTATGTGGCAACAAATGATCATCAACTTAACTATCGGTGATTAATTCGCAGTTTACATACACACTGTTAATTTACTTCCATttaattaactaaatattttaacaatccGTTTAACGCGCTTCAACGAATATTTAGTTCATACGAAAGTAATACTTATTAGAAATTCTGAGTCGAACCCGCAAGCTTCAAGAAAACTTAattaatacaaacaaaaaaatacaaaaacagaaGCTAAAGTTAGTATAAACTTgatacacctcgtatataatatACTTCCCTGTATACATATAAACCGATACCTTTTATATTCCCACTAGGACGACAATGGTGATTATGATTTActgtttgaaattttgttggCTATATTTCTTTTCCCAGAATTAATTATAAAGATGAATGCTTTGGAAGTAAATTAAACTTCTTTTGTATacatgaaattatatttctttgaattcCCACCACTGTACTTTGCTTTAAAGCTattcaaaacgaaaataatgccttattttctctataacaaaTCCCAATCAAAAGCTAAATTTCCATTAACTCTTCTAACATATGAACATTTTATATTTCTCCcaattttacattaatttttctattttaatctacaaatattaaattgataaataacttTGATATTATCTTTATAACATTaactaaataatttcattattgttgGAACCAAATTGGCCAAGACTAATCGTGGTACTACAAGAAAAAGTAAGTCACTTCGATATTCTGTCATGTTTATGTAATTGTAATATTTCAAGATGAAACTTACCTCAAAGAAAGAACTTCTACACACGGCATTCTTCTCAATAAAGACACATCTTCTAATTCACTACCCctataaaattaaacaacaatccTCAGTAGTCGTGTTGATgacacttatttttttataaaccacTCACCAACAATttaatcgttttatttttcCCAAATCTGATATTTTTGTTCTGGCAATAACCATTTCTTCTGTTAACTTCTTCgccattttaaaataattatttaatacacagaaaaattatagtaaaaacttttcaacgtacaaattttaacatttttagtTTCTTACTATATTAACGACGCATACCACATTAGAGTTAAAAACAAACTGATTGATTTGATTGATGCATCAATGTTCacacacaaaaataaacaaactgtcATATGAACCTCAACATTCTATGTTTACAGTCACCTGTAATGGGTACATTATGTACAATAATTCGTATTTCTGACAATAAGAAGTACaactatttttcaacttttttaataaatttcaaatattatttaatttaatagcGTGATTgtcaattcaattaattatttttaaattttttcctcgATCCATGTAAGTGCAGCATTCATAAAATAATACTTTTGTCTATGATACACTACATAttcttaatttgatatttatgtaaaTAGTTTTTATGGTTTATATTCGTTAGAATTCTTAATTTGTCTCAACGCAAGCGCATTTTTAAATCAAGTCATAGTCACTCGATTTTCTGGGGTCGGCCTGCAAGGTGGCAAggttagttaattttttttaattcctagTTTCCTACTACAAGtttcaataaagttttaaaatcgtattttacAAGTAGTTTCCCTTAAAGTGTACTGCCTACATTTTAAAAGGATCAACATACTTTGTTTGAGATTTTTTCTGAATGCTTACATAATAGCTTTcaatcagaatattttttaggCTAGGAGATGTTCGTAAGATTTGGTAGTTTTGGTAATGTACTCCCTTTGTTGGCCCAAAATGggcaacaacaacaacaaaggGGTATGGCCACCCTTAAATCTATTTCATTACGTCTGAAATCTGTAAAGAACATTCAGAAAATTACTCAATCTATGAAGATGGTGTCGGCTGCCAAATACGCCAGAGCCGAAAGAGAACTGAAAGCTGTACGCCCCATTGGTGATGGAGctaaacaattttatgaaaaagctGATATTCAACCTGTTCCGGATATACCACAAAAATTGATCATAGCCATCACTTCTGATAGAGGTTAGTACTCATACATTAccctattttaaaataattctaagTCTCCATCAATTTTAGGTCTTTGTGGTGCTGTCCACACTAGTGTTTCTCGTCACATCCGTACTGAACTGGGAAAAGATGATACAAATATCAAAGTTGTTTGTGTTGGTGATAAATCACGTTCCATCTTACAACGTATCTATGGCAAGAACATCATCCTCGCTTGCAACGAAATTGGACGTCTACCTCCAACTTTCATTGACGCTTCTAAATTAGCCGACGCTGTTTTGAAATCTGATTATAAGTTCAGTGCTGGAGAAATCGTTTACAACAAATTCAAGTCTGTTGTATCTTACACCACCCAGATTTTGCCAATGTTCAGTTTGGCTGCTGTTACGGTAGGGAAGCAACctgttttttatagtttttaaatataaatactgGATAAAATGATATGATTTAGGTAATTAGTGAGTTATATAAtggtataaattgaaaacttgcTATGTGATTATATTTGgtactgtaaaaaatttcagaGTTGTAAGTTagtattattgtttttttggctctagaaaatcgaaaattcaaCTGATTAGGttgaatttcttttcaaatccTGGTTTTATGGGGGATTTATGAGAAAAGAATGATATTGAAGGTTTCATACAGCTTTATGACTTTAAAGCTTAtcataaattctattttttaatataatcatcCAATAGGTTATTGAAAAGTCATccattttcaaagattttttttaattctcaatttttatgggggatttatgaaaattgaatgaGATTGAAGACTTTATATGGTTTGATGACTTTGAGGTTATTATGAACACACTTTTTTGAGTATAATGATTCAATCTggtctagaaaattgaaaagtcATCATTCAATTAACTCTAGATAATGGAAAAGTCATCCAATTtcgaagattttttttaaatctcagTTTTTATGGGGGATTTATGAGAATTGAAGATATCATATggttttataacatttttttgagtatAATGTGTAAATCAGGTCTAGAAAATTTTCgtgatgtatattttttttttgtgcaAACCGTTATTAGAAACACAAGATTTTTTCCAGGAACATCTTACGAAACTTTGCCATCCACCTGAGTTGGTGGATGATTTTTTCGTAGTATCGCGAAGCAATAATGTTGTATCTGGGACTCCATCCGATGGTAGAATTACCTCTGTACATGCAGTGATTTATTTCAATCGACACTAGTTTTCATTACCCAATAAAAAGATGTAGTTTAATTAGTGAAAACTAGTTTTCCCTA
This genomic interval from Diorhabda sublineata isolate icDioSubl1.1 chromosome 7, icDioSubl1.1, whole genome shotgun sequence contains the following:
- the LOC130446497 gene encoding ATP synthase subunit gamma, mitochondrial → MFVRFGSFGNVLPLLAQNGQQQQQRGMATLKSISLRLKSVKNIQKITQSMKMVSAAKYARAERELKAVRPIGDGAKQFYEKADIQPVPDIPQKLIIAITSDRGLCGAVHTSVSRHIRTELGKDDTNIKVVCVGDKSRSILQRIYGKNIILACNEIGRLPPTFIDASKLADAVLKSDYKFSAGEIVYNKFKSVVSYTTQILPMFSLAAVTAAPKLSIYDSLDDEVVQSYLEFSLASLLFYAMKEGACSEQSSRMTAMDNASKNAGEMIDKLTLTFNRTRQAVITRELIEIISGASAL